The Sphingomonas sanxanigenens DSM 19645 = NX02 genome includes a region encoding these proteins:
- a CDS encoding M20/M25/M40 family metallo-hydrolase: MFAPARRRSYPPAMTRFSLAALSLLILATPAVAKLSAPERRIVAEADRGITADIALLEKLVAQNSGTRNVAGVTKVRDMVAPEFEALGFTTRWVPMAKVDRAGHLIATHKGKPGTTRMLLIGHLDTVFEPNSPFQTAKREGNLLHGPGAGDDKGGIVVMLAALRAMKAAGTLDGANIEVVLTGDEESAGKPVEAARADLVAAADNADVALDFEGLVVIDGRDQGSIARRSSASYTITATGKSAHSSGIFSPEVGDGAIYELARILTAFRKDLPEPNLTFNIGLIGGGATATPSANDAEIAATGKTNIVPPIAIAKGDFRALTEEQIVRVKAKMEAIVAQHLPQTGATIAFEEGYPPMAPTAGNKALLDRINGINTDLGLPAMPVLDPLKRGAGDISFVAAHVDSIAGLGPSSSGDHTPEERVDLDSFPRQIKRAALLMTRLSAEPAWKK, encoded by the coding sequence ATGTTCGCGCCTGCCCGCCGGCGCAGCTATCCTCCGGCCATGACCCGCTTTTCGCTCGCCGCCCTCTCGCTCCTCATCCTCGCCACACCCGCCGTCGCGAAGCTCTCCGCGCCCGAGCGCCGGATCGTCGCGGAGGCCGATCGCGGCATCACCGCCGATATCGCGCTGCTCGAGAAACTGGTCGCGCAGAACAGCGGCACCCGCAATGTCGCCGGGGTGACGAAGGTGCGCGACATGGTGGCGCCTGAGTTCGAGGCGCTCGGCTTCACCACCCGCTGGGTGCCGATGGCGAAGGTCGATCGCGCCGGCCACCTGATCGCGACCCACAAGGGCAAGCCCGGCACGACGCGGATGCTGCTGATCGGCCACCTCGACACGGTGTTCGAACCCAATTCCCCCTTCCAGACCGCGAAGCGCGAGGGGAACCTCCTGCACGGCCCCGGCGCGGGCGACGACAAGGGCGGCATCGTCGTGATGCTCGCCGCGCTCCGCGCGATGAAAGCGGCCGGCACGCTGGACGGCGCCAATATCGAAGTCGTGCTGACCGGAGACGAGGAATCCGCCGGCAAGCCGGTCGAGGCGGCGCGTGCCGATCTGGTCGCGGCGGCAGACAATGCCGACGTCGCGCTCGATTTCGAGGGGCTGGTGGTGATCGACGGGCGCGACCAGGGCTCGATCGCGCGACGCTCCTCGGCCAGCTACACGATCACCGCGACCGGCAAGTCCGCGCATTCGAGCGGCATCTTCTCGCCCGAGGTCGGTGACGGCGCGATCTATGAACTGGCGCGCATCCTCACCGCGTTCCGCAAGGACCTGCCGGAGCCCAACCTGACCTTCAACATCGGCCTGATCGGCGGCGGCGCGACCGCGACGCCGAGCGCCAACGACGCCGAGATCGCCGCCACCGGCAAGACCAACATCGTGCCGCCCATCGCCATCGCCAAGGGCGATTTCCGCGCGCTGACCGAGGAGCAGATCGTGCGGGTGAAGGCGAAGATGGAGGCGATCGTCGCGCAGCATCTGCCGCAGACCGGCGCGACCATCGCGTTCGAGGAAGGCTATCCGCCGATGGCGCCGACCGCCGGCAACAAGGCGCTGCTCGACCGGATCAACGGCATCAACACCGATCTCGGCCTGCCCGCGATGCCGGTGCTCGATCCGCTCAAGCGCGGCGCCGGCGACATCAGCTTCGTCGCCGCGCACGTCGACAGCATCGCCGGCCTCGGCCCCAGCAGCAGCGGCGACCACACGCCGGAAGAACGCGTCGACCTCGACAGCTTCCCCCGCCAGATCAAGCGCGCGGCGCTGTTGATGACGCGGCTGAGCGCGGAGCCGGCATGGAAGAAGTGA